One region of Wyeomyia smithii strain HCP4-BCI-WySm-NY-G18 chromosome 3, ASM2978416v1, whole genome shotgun sequence genomic DNA includes:
- the LOC129728919 gene encoding uncharacterized protein LOC129728919 — protein sequence MSTEVQMLLSSGCRPTKRQVLRCVMTLFDPLGLLAPFVIHGKVLIQNLWRTGAEWNQEVDDVSFDLWRKWNQMIEFISTVRIPRCYFKQATAETYKDAQMHVLTDASEKAYACAVYIRVVTKNGKAECALLAAKAKVAPVKPKSIPRLELEGCELGTRLARHVQEHHRVILTRRFFWTDSTTALSWIRADPRNYRPFVAHRVGKILDSSNITEWRWVSSKLNPVNEATKWGKGPYFSDGSKWFSGPDFLRLPEERWPHTVESSIATTEESRAFVMLHTAICSVISYERFSRWERMHRAMGYALRFLNNSRSDRSNYHRIHRHANSETVVNEMR from the coding sequence ATGAGCACTGAGGTACAGATGTTGCTCTCCAGTGGCTGTCGACCAACAAAGCGGCAAGTATTGAGATGTGTCATGACTCTGTTTGACCCATTAGGGTTGCTCGCTCCGTTTGTTATTCACGGTAAGGTGCTGATACAAAACCTCTGGCGAACCGGGGCAGAATGGAATCAGGAAGTTGACGATGTTTCCTTTGATCTTTGGCGAAAATGGAACCAGATGATCGAGTTCATCAGTACTGTACGAATACCCAGATGTTACTTTAAGCAAGCAACTGCAGAAACGTATAAAGATGCACAAATGCATGTGCTCACCGACGCCAGTGAGAAAGCCTACGCGTGCGCGGTTTATATCAGAGTTGTAACAAAAAACGGAAAGGCGGAGTGTGCTCTACTGGCAGCCAAAGCTAAAGTCGCTCCGGTGAAACCTAAGTCTATTCCTAGGCTTGAGCTCGAGGGCTGCGAACTAGGAACGCGGCTGGCGAGACACGTTCAGGAGCACCACCGCGTTATTCTGACCAGACGCTTTTTCTGGACCGATTCGACAACAGCGCTGTCATGGATCCGAGCAGATCCTCGAAATTATCGGCCCTTCGTAGCTCATCGTGTTGGAAAAATCCTAGATTCATCGAATATAACCGAATGGAGATGGGTATCATCAAAACTGAACCCGGTGAACGAAGCAACCAAATGGGGAAAAGGCCCATACTTCAGCGATGGGAGTAAATGGTTTTCGGGGCCAGATTTTCTGCGACTGCCTGAAGAAAGGTGGCCACATACCGTGGAATCTTCCATAGCCACGACGGAAGAATCAAGAGCGTTCGTTATGCTTCACACAGCGATTTGCTCTGTTATTAGTTATGAACGATTCAGTCGCTGGGAGAGAATGCACAGAGCCATGGGTTACGCGCTCCGATTTTTGAACAACTCTCGGTCCGATCGCTCGAACTATCATCGCATTCATCGCCATGCTAACTCAGAAACAGTCGTAAATGAAATGCGATAA